The Conger conger chromosome 15, fConCon1.1, whole genome shotgun sequence genome contains a region encoding:
- the LOC133111122 gene encoding putative nuclease HARBI1: MAGVVHLHHRRRCRERVYVEHIDPLQKYTNEELYARFRFGRADIQYIVDLLRPNLQRRTQRSHGLSVEEQVLIALRFYACGTFYQVVGDYMGVEKSTVCDVLKSVSTALASLINEFVSFPKDDQIIQAKQNFFLLGNMPNTIGAIDCTHVHIQAPHENEWEFLNRKGRHSINVQLVCNAELLITNCVVKWPGSVHDARILRESALYRELQTNRPNGIILGDSAYPLLPWLMTPFLAANTPEQARFNTAHCKTRCTIERLNGVLKRRFACLNYLRVEPQKACNIILACIVLHNIATRRKVPLCDDIPKPDRRSSHQAATSASRRRILREAVITSGSPDPGPMRSPPRSDVAARAASACPDTLPGVADAIA, encoded by the exons ATGGCAGGTGTTGTCCATCTCCACCACAGGAGAAGATGCCGTGAAAGGGTGTATGTTGAGCATATAGATCCACTGCAGAAATATACCAATGAGGAGCTGTATGCTCGGTTTCGCTTTGGAAGAGCTGATATTCAGTATATTGTGGACCTTCTCAGGCCCAACCTCCAACGCAGAACCCAAAGGAGTCATGGTCTGTCTGTGGAGGAACAGGTCCTCATTGCTCTTCGCTTCTATGCGTGTGGGACTTTCTACCAAGTTGTGGGTGACTACATGGGTGTggaaaaatcaactgtttgtgaTGTTCTGAAAAGTGTGTCAACTGCATTGGCCAGCCTGATTAATGAATTTGTTTCATTTCCGAAGGATGACCAGATCATCCAGGCCAAGcagaatttttttcttttggggaaTATGCCAAATACTATTGGAGCAATCGACTGCACCCATGTGCACATACAAGCACCTCATGAGAATGAGTGGGAGTTTTTAAATCGAAAGGGGAGACACAGCATCAACGTTCAACTTGTGTGCAACGCTGAGCTCCTCATCACAAACTGCGTTGTGAAGTGGCCTGGGTCTGTCCATGATGCGCGCATCCTGAGGGAGAGCGCTCTATATAGAGAGCTCCAAACCAACCGACCAAATGGTATCATATTAGGAGACAGTGCCTACCCTCTTCTACCATGGCTGATGACCCCTTTTCTGGCTGCAAACACGCCTGAGCAGGCACGCTTCAACACTGCTCATTGCAAAACAAGATGCACCATTGAGCGCTTAAATGGAGTTCTGAAGAGGCGCTTTGCATGCCTTAACTACTTGAGAGTGGAACCACAGAAAGCATGCAACATAATACTTGCTTGCATTGTCCTACACAACATCGCGACCAGGCGCAAAGTCCCTCTCTGTGATGACATCCCT AAACCAGACCGGCGGTCTTCACACCAGGCAGCGACCTCTGCTTCCCGACGAAGGATCCTCAGGGAGGCGGTGATCACCAGTGGTTCTCCTGACCCTGGTCCAATGCGGAGTCCTCCCAGGTCTGATGTTGCGGCCCGGGCAGCCTCTGCCTGCCCGGACACGCTCCCCGGGGTCGCCGACGCGATCGCGTAG